The Gallus gallus isolate bGalGal1 chromosome 3, bGalGal1.mat.broiler.GRCg7b, whole genome shotgun sequence genome window below encodes:
- the WASF1 gene encoding wiskott-Aldrich syndrome protein family member 1 isoform X3 — translation MPLVKRNIDPRHLCHTALPRGIKNELECVTNISLANIIRQLSSLSKYAEDIFGELFNEAHSFSFRVNSLQERVDRLSVSVTQLDPKEEELSLQDITMRKAFRSSTTQDQQLFDRKTLPIPLQETYDICEQPPPLNILTPYRDDGKEGLKFYTNPSYFFDLWKEKMLQDTEDKRKEKRKQKQKNLDRPHEPEKVPRAPHDRRREWQKLAQGPELAEDDANLLHKHIEVANGPASHFESRSQAYVDHMDGSYSLSALPYSQMSELLNRAEERVLVRPHEPPPPPPMHGAGDAKPVPPCVSSTTGLVENRPQSPATGRPPVFVSPTPPPPPPPPLPSALSTSSLRAAMTSTPPPPVPPPPPPPAAALQAPAVPPPPAPLQIAPGVLHPAPPPIAPPLAQPSPPVTRAAQVCEAVPVHPVPPQGEVQGLPPPPPPPPLPPPGIRPSSPVTVAALSHPTPVLHPPPTTIVPGPHAPLMPPSPPSQVIPAPEPKRHPSTLPVISDARSVLLEAIRKGIQLRKVEEQREQEAKHERIENDVATILSRRIAVEYSDSEDDSEFDEVDWLE, via the exons gTAAATATGCTGAAGATATATTTGGGGAACTTTTCAATGAAGCGCACAGTTTCTCATTTAGAGTCAACTCCTTACAGGAACGTGTAGATCGCTTATCTGTCAGTGTTACACAACTTGATCCAAAGGAAGAGGAAC TATCATTGCAGGACATTACCATGAGGAAAGCTTTCCGCAGTTCCACAACTCAAGATCAACAGCTGTTTGACCGCAAAACTCTGCCTATTCCTTTGCAAGAAACTTATGACATTTGTGAACAGCCTCCTCCTCTTAACATCCTCACCCCTTACAG GGATGATGGAAAAGAAGGTCTGAAGTTTTATACCAATCCTTCATACTTCTTTGACctgtggaaggaaaagatgTTACAGGACACTgaggacaaaagaaaagaaaagaggaagcagaag CAGAAAAATCTAGATCGCCCTCATGAACCAGAAAAAGTGCCAAGGGCACCTCATGACAGACGGAGGGAGTGGCAGAAGCTAGCCCAAGGTCCAGAGCTTGCAGAAGATGATGCTAACCTCTTACATAAGCACATTGAAGTTGCTAATGGCCCAGCCTCACATTTTGAATCcag ATCTCAAGCATATGTGGACCATATGGATGGATCATATTCTCTTTCTGCGTTACCCTATAGCCAGATGTCTGAACTTCTGAACAGAGCTGAGGAGCGAGTGTTGGTTCGACCACAtgaaccaccaccaccacctccaatGCACGGTGCAGGAGATGCAAAACCTGTGCCTCCTTGTGTTAG TTCTACTACTGGATTGGTAGAAAACCGTCCTCAATCACCAGCGACAGGCAGACCACCAGTGTTCGTGAGCCCcactcctcctccccccccaccaccacctcttCCATCTGCTTTGTCCACCTCATCACTACGAGCTGCGATGACTTCCACACCACCTCCCCCAgtcccacctcctcccccacctcccGCTGCTGCTCTTCAGGCCCCAGCCGTGCCACCTCCGCCAGCTCCTCTCCAGATAGCTCCTGGGGTCCTACATCCAGCTCCACCTCCAAttgcccctcccctggcacagccctCCCCACCTGTCACTAGAGCTGCACAAGTGTGTGAAGCGGTACCAGTCCACCCAGTTCCTCCTCAAGGTGAAGTACAGGGACttcccccaccacccccacctcctcccttgCCGCCTCCTGGCATTCGGCCCTCTTCTCCTGTCACAGTTGCAGCCCTTTCTCACCCCACTCCTGTTCTTCACCCTCCTCCCACGACCATTGTTCCTGGCCCTCATGCTCCTCTCATGCCTCCATCTCCACCGTCCCAAGTGATTCCTGCTCCTGAACCCAAACGCCACCCTTCAACTCTTCCTGTAATCAGTGATGCTAGAagtgtgctgctggaagcaaTACGAAAAG GTATTCAGCTGCGTAAAGTTGAAGAGCAACGCGAACAAGAAGCTAAACATGAGCGCATTGAGAATGATGTTGCTACCATACTTTCTCGTCGCATTGCTGTGGAGTACAGCGATTCAGAAGATGACTCAGAATTTGATGAAGTGGATTGGTTAGAGTAA
- the WASF1 gene encoding wiskott-Aldrich syndrome protein family member 1 isoform X4 — protein MPLVKRNIDPRHLCHTALPRGIKNELECVTNISLANIIRQLSSLSKYAEDIFGELFNEAHSFSFRVNSLQERVDRLSVSVTQLDPKEEELSLQDITMRKAFRSSTTQDQQLFDRKTLPIPLQETYDICEQPPPLNILTPYRDDGKEGLKFYTNPSYFFDLWKEKMLQDTEDKRKEKRKQKKNLDRPHEPEKVPRAPHDRRREWQKLAQGPELAEDDANLLHKHIEVANGPASHFESRSQAYVDHMDGSYSLSALPYSQMSELLNRAEERVLVRPHEPPPPPPMHGAGDAKPVPPCVSSTTGLVENRPQSPATGRPPVFVSPTPPPPPPPPLPSALSTSSLRAAMTSTPPPPVPPPPPPPAAALQAPAVPPPPAPLQIAPGVLHPAPPPIAPPLAQPSPPVTRAAQVCEAVPVHPVPPQGEVQGLPPPPPPPPLPPPGIRPSSPVTVAALSHPTPVLHPPPTTIVPGPHAPLMPPSPPSQVIPAPEPKRHPSTLPVISDARSVLLEAIRKGIQLRKVEEQREQEAKHERIENDVATILSRRIAVEYSDSEDDSEFDEVDWLE, from the exons gTAAATATGCTGAAGATATATTTGGGGAACTTTTCAATGAAGCGCACAGTTTCTCATTTAGAGTCAACTCCTTACAGGAACGTGTAGATCGCTTATCTGTCAGTGTTACACAACTTGATCCAAAGGAAGAGGAAC TATCATTGCAGGACATTACCATGAGGAAAGCTTTCCGCAGTTCCACAACTCAAGATCAACAGCTGTTTGACCGCAAAACTCTGCCTATTCCTTTGCAAGAAACTTATGACATTTGTGAACAGCCTCCTCCTCTTAACATCCTCACCCCTTACAG GGATGATGGAAAAGAAGGTCTGAAGTTTTATACCAATCCTTCATACTTCTTTGACctgtggaaggaaaagatgTTACAGGACACTgaggacaaaagaaaagaaaagaggaagcagaag AAAAATCTAGATCGCCCTCATGAACCAGAAAAAGTGCCAAGGGCACCTCATGACAGACGGAGGGAGTGGCAGAAGCTAGCCCAAGGTCCAGAGCTTGCAGAAGATGATGCTAACCTCTTACATAAGCACATTGAAGTTGCTAATGGCCCAGCCTCACATTTTGAATCcag ATCTCAAGCATATGTGGACCATATGGATGGATCATATTCTCTTTCTGCGTTACCCTATAGCCAGATGTCTGAACTTCTGAACAGAGCTGAGGAGCGAGTGTTGGTTCGACCACAtgaaccaccaccaccacctccaatGCACGGTGCAGGAGATGCAAAACCTGTGCCTCCTTGTGTTAG TTCTACTACTGGATTGGTAGAAAACCGTCCTCAATCACCAGCGACAGGCAGACCACCAGTGTTCGTGAGCCCcactcctcctccccccccaccaccacctcttCCATCTGCTTTGTCCACCTCATCACTACGAGCTGCGATGACTTCCACACCACCTCCCCCAgtcccacctcctcccccacctcccGCTGCTGCTCTTCAGGCCCCAGCCGTGCCACCTCCGCCAGCTCCTCTCCAGATAGCTCCTGGGGTCCTACATCCAGCTCCACCTCCAAttgcccctcccctggcacagccctCCCCACCTGTCACTAGAGCTGCACAAGTGTGTGAAGCGGTACCAGTCCACCCAGTTCCTCCTCAAGGTGAAGTACAGGGACttcccccaccacccccacctcctcccttgCCGCCTCCTGGCATTCGGCCCTCTTCTCCTGTCACAGTTGCAGCCCTTTCTCACCCCACTCCTGTTCTTCACCCTCCTCCCACGACCATTGTTCCTGGCCCTCATGCTCCTCTCATGCCTCCATCTCCACCGTCCCAAGTGATTCCTGCTCCTGAACCCAAACGCCACCCTTCAACTCTTCCTGTAATCAGTGATGCTAGAagtgtgctgctggaagcaaTACGAAAAG GTATTCAGCTGCGTAAAGTTGAAGAGCAACGCGAACAAGAAGCTAAACATGAGCGCATTGAGAATGATGTTGCTACCATACTTTCTCGTCGCATTGCTGTGGAGTACAGCGATTCAGAAGATGACTCAGAATTTGATGAAGTGGATTGGTTAGAGTAA